A single Neoarius graeffei isolate fNeoGra1 chromosome 23, fNeoGra1.pri, whole genome shotgun sequence DNA region contains:
- the si:ch1073-429i10.3 gene encoding histone H3.3A yields the protein MARTKQTARKSTGGKAPRKQLATKAARKSAPSTGGVKKPHRYRPGTVALREIRRYQKSTELLIRKLPFQRLVREIAQDFKTDLRFQSAAIGALQEASEAYLVGLFEDTNLCAIHAKRVTIMPKDIQLARRIRGERA from the exons ATGGCCCGTACAAAGCAGACAGCCCGTAAATCTACAGGGGGGAAAGCTCCCCGCAAACAGCTCGCCACTAAAGCGGCCCGTAAGAGTGCGCCCTCTACAGGAGGGGTGAAGAAACCACACCGTTACAG gcctGGCACCGTGGCTCTCCGTGAGATTCGACGTTATCAGAAATCCACAGAGCTGCTGATCAGGAAGCTGCCGTTCCAGCGACTCGTCCGAGAAATCGCTCAGGACTTCAAAACTGATCTGCGGTTCCAGAGCGCTGCCATTGGAGCCCTGCAg gaggCAAGTGAAGCGTATCTGGTAGGTCTCTTTGAGGACACTAATCTGTGTGCTATCCATGCCAAGCGTGTCACCATCATGCCCAAAGACATCCAGCTGGCACGCCGCATCCGTGGAGAACGTGCTTAA